The following coding sequences lie in one Candidatus Tanganyikabacteria bacterium genomic window:
- a CDS encoding purine-binding chemotaxis protein CheW — translation MASSPLASRTASPAAGAVQEDATQLVTFYLGGEEYALGITRVREIIGKPPTTRLPHSQSHILGLINLRGEVIPVFDMRRWFGLADATSRAQSTIIAEWREERFGFIVDSVHQVVWLPKGAIDPPTSHFHERSPYIMGLGKYQNRILILLDFDALFKDVEEEAAGLKA, via the coding sequence GTGGCTTCCTCCCCGCTCGCCAGCCGGACGGCCAGCCCGGCGGCCGGGGCGGTGCAGGAGGACGCGACTCAGCTCGTGACGTTCTACCTGGGCGGCGAGGAGTACGCCCTGGGCATCACGCGCGTGCGGGAGATCATCGGCAAGCCGCCCACCACGCGGCTGCCGCATTCGCAGTCGCACATCCTGGGTCTGATCAACCTGCGCGGCGAGGTCATCCCGGTATTCGACATGCGCCGCTGGTTCGGGCTGGCTGACGCGACGAGCCGGGCGCAGTCCACCATCATCGCCGAGTGGCGCGAGGAGCGCTTCGGGTTCATCGTCGACTCGGTGCACCAGGTCGTCTGGCTGCCCAAGGGGGCGATAGACCCGCCCACCAGCCATTTCCATGAGCGTTCGCCCTACATCATGGGCCTGGGGAAGTACCAGAACCGCATCCTGATCCTGCTGGACTTCGACGCGCTGTTCAAGGACGTCGAGGAAGAAGCCGCCGGCCTCAAGGCCTGA
- a CDS encoding chemotaxis protein CheD, which yields MADWQASVEPGEIFFVPGLGSCVGLAVYDAVAGVAGLAHIMLPDSGGDAAGRPAKFADTAVLHLVAELVTRGAARDRLVAKAAGGAQMFRSQGDFLAVGARNAEAVRQALESAGIPAIGTDLGGTWGRTIRFHMGTWVLEVRSPGRPGVEL from the coding sequence ATGGCCGACTGGCAGGCGTCGGTCGAACCGGGGGAGATCTTCTTCGTGCCGGGCCTGGGCTCGTGCGTGGGCCTCGCGGTCTACGACGCCGTCGCGGGCGTCGCCGGCCTCGCCCACATCATGCTGCCCGACTCCGGAGGCGACGCGGCCGGCCGGCCGGCCAAGTTCGCCGATACCGCCGTCCTGCACCTGGTCGCGGAACTCGTGACGCGCGGGGCCGCCCGCGACCGCCTGGTGGCCAAGGCGGCCGGCGGCGCGCAGATGTTCCGCTCGCAGGGCGACTTCCTGGCGGTGGGCGCGCGCAACGCCGAGGCCGTGCGCCAGGCCCTCGAATCCGCGGGCATCCCGGCCATCGGCACCGATCTGGGTGGCACCTGGGGGAGGACGATTCGCTTCCACATGGGCACATGGGTCTTGGAAGTGCGATCTCCCGGTCGGCCGGGAGTGGAGCTTTAG
- a CDS encoding DUF3326 domain-containing protein, which translates to MPGGAGPFGAALILPTGIGLETGGYAGDGTPAANLLAAACDHLVTHPNAVNAAALNWAAGNVAYVEGALLDAWLAGELALRRVRANRVGLLIDRGVADSGGMPRIDNAAHAFRMVGGGSLEALLTAEPLDLGLAAGASGASYGSLGNPDLLLAGARTLVARGAQAVAIVGDFSRLDLDATAYLAGAGPDPVGGLEAILSHLVARELGVACAHAPWLRPSADPCDPRAAAEELGSTFLLSVLRGLQRAPRPMPAGARSDPAAAAWSDPAAGPGRAVFLPDPAAVVAPATALGGPGVLAAAARGIPIVAVRNPSALDVGAADLGLRAIPAASYLEAAGILLALREGIDPLTLGRDAVGSPAGGRPATRSAV; encoded by the coding sequence GTGCCTGGCGGCGCCGGGCCGTTCGGGGCCGCCCTGATCCTGCCGACCGGCATCGGCCTCGAAACCGGGGGCTACGCCGGGGACGGGACGCCGGCCGCCAACCTCCTGGCGGCCGCCTGCGACCACCTGGTCACTCACCCCAACGCGGTCAACGCCGCGGCCCTCAACTGGGCGGCCGGCAACGTCGCGTACGTCGAGGGCGCCCTGCTGGATGCCTGGCTGGCCGGGGAGCTTGCCCTGCGGCGGGTGCGGGCCAACCGCGTCGGCCTGCTGATCGACCGCGGCGTCGCGGATTCCGGCGGGATGCCGCGCATCGACAACGCGGCGCACGCGTTTCGCATGGTCGGCGGCGGATCGCTCGAAGCGCTGCTCACCGCCGAACCGCTCGATCTCGGCCTGGCGGCCGGCGCCAGCGGCGCCTCGTACGGCTCCCTGGGCAACCCGGACCTGCTGCTGGCCGGCGCGCGCACCCTGGTGGCCCGGGGCGCGCAGGCCGTCGCCATCGTGGGCGACTTCTCCCGGCTGGATCTCGATGCGACCGCGTACCTGGCCGGCGCCGGGCCGGATCCCGTGGGCGGCCTGGAAGCCATCCTGTCGCACCTGGTGGCGCGGGAACTCGGCGTTGCCTGCGCCCACGCGCCGTGGCTGCGGCCCAGCGCCGACCCCTGCGATCCGCGGGCGGCCGCCGAGGAGCTGGGGAGCACGTTCCTGCTGTCGGTGCTCCGCGGGCTCCAGCGAGCGCCGCGGCCGATGCCGGCCGGCGCCAGGTCCGACCCGGCGGCCGCAGCCTGGTCCGACCCGGCGGCCGGTCCGGGGCGGGCGGTCTTCCTGCCCGATCCGGCCGCGGTGGTGGCCCCCGCGACGGCCCTGGGCGGGCCGGGCGTGCTGGCCGCCGCCGCGCGAGGGATCCCGATCGTCGCCGTGCGGAACCCGTCCGCTCTCGACGTGGGCGCAGCCGACCTGGGCCTGCGCGCGATCCCGGCGGCGTCCTACCTGGAGGCGGCCGGGATTCTCCTCGCGCTCCGCGAGGGCATCGATCCCCTCACGCTCGGGCGCGACGCGGTCGGCAGCCCCGCGGGTGGCCGACCGGCAACCCGGTCAGCGGTTTGA
- a CDS encoding chemotaxis protein CheC: MELTNLSEIQLDALREVGNIGAGNAATALSKLINRRISMSVPKASIIPLGAVHRLVGPETPVWAIYLQMEGDLNGHLLFLLPEDRALVMVDLLMGREPGTTAQIDELAESALGEVGNILTSNYLIAMGNFVKLDLHPSPPLTANDMAGAVVDTVIAQLAAKSDAVLALETELSVTEANGLVGYLFMFPTPDELPKILGALGLS, from the coding sequence GGCAACATCGGGGCCGGCAACGCCGCCACCGCGCTGTCGAAGCTGATCAACCGGCGGATCTCGATGAGCGTTCCCAAGGCGTCGATCATCCCGCTGGGCGCGGTGCACCGGCTCGTGGGGCCCGAGACGCCGGTGTGGGCCATCTACCTCCAGATGGAGGGCGACCTCAACGGCCACCTGCTCTTCCTGCTGCCCGAGGACCGGGCGCTGGTGATGGTGGACCTGCTGATGGGCCGGGAGCCCGGCACGACGGCGCAAATCGACGAGCTGGCCGAGTCGGCGCTCGGTGAGGTGGGCAACATCCTCACGTCCAACTACCTGATCGCGATGGGCAACTTCGTGAAGCTGGATCTCCACCCGTCGCCGCCGCTCACGGCCAACGACATGGCCGGCGCCGTCGTCGACACGGTCATCGCGCAGCTAGCCGCCAAGTCCGACGCGGTCCTCGCGCTGGAGACCGAACTGTCGGTCACCGAGGCCAACGGCCTGGTCGGGTACCTCTTCATGTTCCCGACCCCCGACGAACTGCCAAAGATTCTCGGCGCGCTGGGGCTCTCGTAG
- a CDS encoding FliA/WhiG family RNA polymerase sigma factor — protein sequence MAGGDTTELWQKYAANPDPKTREKLILQYAPLVRYVVGRLAVTLPPTIDQEDLYGYGLIGLIQAVEKFSLDRGVKFETYAIIRIRGAILDELRSQDWVPRSVRSRTRDVSEAMQALEAELGRPATEEELAGKLGVSAADLAHIMAQETSPFLSLDELVQVSDDGQSITWLDTMADDRPGPAAMLEEQEFREQLAAAIDALPEREKILLALYYQEGLTLKEIGLVLKVSESRVCQLHTQAALRLRTWINRYLGVETGAAKTRAARGS from the coding sequence ATGGCCGGAGGAGACACCACCGAACTCTGGCAGAAATACGCCGCTAATCCCGACCCCAAGACCCGCGAGAAGCTAATCCTCCAGTACGCGCCGCTGGTCAGATATGTGGTCGGGCGCCTGGCCGTGACGCTGCCGCCGACCATCGATCAGGAAGATCTGTACGGGTATGGCCTGATCGGCCTGATCCAGGCCGTGGAGAAGTTCAGCCTGGATCGGGGCGTCAAGTTCGAGACTTACGCGATCATCCGCATCCGCGGGGCCATCCTGGACGAGTTGCGCAGCCAGGACTGGGTGCCCCGCTCGGTGCGGTCGCGCACCCGCGACGTCTCCGAGGCCATGCAGGCCCTGGAGGCCGAACTGGGCCGCCCCGCCACCGAGGAGGAGCTGGCCGGCAAGCTCGGCGTTTCGGCCGCCGACCTTGCGCACATCATGGCGCAGGAGACCAGCCCGTTCCTGTCGCTCGACGAGCTCGTGCAGGTCTCGGACGACGGCCAGAGCATCACGTGGCTCGACACGATGGCCGACGATCGCCCGGGGCCGGCCGCGATGCTCGAGGAGCAGGAGTTCCGGGAGCAGCTCGCCGCGGCCATCGACGCGCTGCCGGAGCGGGAGAAGATCCTGCTGGCGCTCTACTACCAGGAGGGTCTCACCCTCAAGGAAATCGGGCTGGTGCTCAAGGTCTCGGAGTCCCGGGTCTGCCAGCTCCACACCCAGGCGGCGCTGCGGCTGCGGACCTGGATCAACCGGTACCTGGGCGTCGAGACCGGGGCCGCCAAGACGCGCGCGGCCCGCGGGTCCTGA